A single region of the Winslowiella toletana genome encodes:
- a CDS encoding barstar family protein, producing the protein MPTISFDFRYIADRNEFYRQFAAKCQLGEEFGANLDALWDVLTGELALPLEIRLLHLHQHTHSAQFAAIIATLEEAVEELDGSLQLTLN; encoded by the coding sequence ATGCCGACAATCAGCTTTGATTTTCGTTATATCGCCGATCGTAATGAGTTCTATCGCCAGTTTGCAGCGAAGTGCCAACTGGGCGAGGAGTTTGGTGCCAATCTTGATGCGCTGTGGGATGTACTGACCGGCGAGTTGGCCTTGCCGCTGGAGATTCGGCTTCTGCATCTGCATCAACATACTCACAGCGCACAATTCGCAGCGATTATTGCCACGCTGGAAGAGGCCGTGGAAGAGCTTGACGGATCACTGCAGTTGACGCTGAATTAA
- a CDS encoding ribonuclease domain-containing protein, whose product MSKKLWIALVVAMVAAVAGLQPGKQQTSVTHSSSVQHSGVAHDNISELTAERRVVGYLQQHQRLPDYYITKSQARRQGWDAREGNLCNTLPGRAIGGDRFANREGRLPQQQGRKWFEADVNYRCGHRNADRLLYSSDGLIFLTKDHYRSFNKVN is encoded by the coding sequence ATGAGTAAAAAATTGTGGATCGCGTTAGTGGTGGCGATGGTTGCTGCCGTGGCGGGATTACAGCCCGGCAAGCAGCAGACCTCGGTAACGCACTCGTCATCCGTGCAGCACAGTGGCGTGGCGCACGATAATATTAGTGAATTAACGGCCGAGCGCCGGGTCGTGGGATATCTGCAACAGCATCAGCGTCTGCCGGACTACTACATCACTAAAAGTCAGGCGCGCCGTCAGGGCTGGGATGCGCGTGAAGGCAACCTGTGCAATACGCTGCCGGGCAGAGCGATTGGCGGCGATCGTTTCGCCAACCGTGAAGGGCGTTTACCGCAGCAGCAGGGAAGAAAATGGTTTGAAGCGGATGTCAATTATCGCTGCGGGCACCGTAATGCCGATCGCCTGCTGTATTCCAGCGATGGGCTGATTTTTTTGACCAAAGATCACTATCGCAGCTTTAATAAGGTCAATTAA